A window of Pedobacter lusitanus contains these coding sequences:
- a CDS encoding type I polyketide synthase: MKKTDVAVIGMSCIFPGAGDLDTFWKNIINKVDSTQVVPPDRIDPVHFNKDSSGVDRFYCNRGGFIPEYNFDPQRFGILPVAVNGTEPDHLLTLDLVYRALEDAGVFEKNASLEKTGIIIGKGNYAGPGATRAIEIVRTGEQIAAILKDLLPHLGTEDIEKVKHEFQLRKGRFGPDTAMGLIPNLVASLVANRLNLGGVAFTLDAACASSLIAIDHAVQELNSGRCDMVIAGGVHVGQNAAFWSIFSNLGALSKQEKIKPFDTHADGLIIGEGCGFVVLKRLEDAIQDKDRIYAVIKGVGVSSDGSGTSVMSPSVKGQLRAIAQAWSNSEISPATIGYIEAHGTGTPLGDKTELETLTQFFGFDAELPKAGIGTVKSNIGHAMPAAGIAGLIKTCLALYHDTLPPTLHCENPLAQMEKTRFLAVQEPLSWEKAGLPKIAGVNAFGFGGINAHVVLEGFNAPKKDEVLLIARPTHEELISALENQDYSDGTGNYRIAVFDPTPERINKAIKIASKNNPWRNKQDIWYTNEPLISNGGKVAFVFPGLDGLAGGEVASVADYFNITDDQHIKADGLLSEALKTLNKSSVLDTALKQLGVKPDMNAGHSLGEWLAARSSELAEESSVLQLLKVLNPETFELKDSRFIAVGCGIEQLLPIIADINDVYLSNDNCPQQVILCGSKNALEELTPVLKAKQIFHQILPFQSGFHSPFIADKLEVILEGMKDMQFRKTTTPLWSATTLELYPEGFEAIRQLSAEHLIQPVRFRELTEKLYEQGARVFIQIGSGGLTGFIDDTLKGKNFSTISSNVPIRSGLTQLQRVIAALFVEGREVGVNFTGKIKSGPSFRDRGIRLELGLPIITGLSTLKGLAEQPSVYTKPDPMVYAKGLLEDVADPVMQAFNENILEMVNIQAEIQQLFKNRVLQPANYAIKPSPAQASPVISAPAIRVPFSKQLDITLENCPYLIDHALLRQPKGWHCVDDMDPVIPMTMIFELFGEIAEEQSPGEQVQKILNIKVFQWMNVIKPFRETITGEWKDQQSVYLNLERFANAEVILSEKLGSPAQESFDIGKVLDIQRTPEQIYENHMFHGPGYQGIKSLKAVGEKGITGIIESGAGKGSLLDNAGQLFGLWLQLILTKDRIAFPVKIQEIEFFENMHDQQGEFECTCVLTEMNGEFATGNFIIKRSNRVWAIISGWQNRRLEIDDALWSVSMSPLHNRLSKEIAPGIFMFHNAYSRVVSWDFILKRYFNQDEKKHHNSLLPNKRKAWMISRVAVKDAVRNLLNKEKQHACYPITFEIRSDERQKPYPHGGQTAGIHVSLAHKGTDAVGVARLDRPVGIDIESIEERSSGFFDLAFADTEMVLLEGKDKAEWATRFWTAKEAYGKYLGKGLQGNPKAYVIEEIRGEELRIKDVFIKTIKHHNYIIGWTQ, translated from the coding sequence ATGAAGAAAACGGATGTAGCTGTAATCGGAATGTCCTGCATTTTCCCGGGTGCGGGAGATCTGGATACATTCTGGAAAAATATAATAAATAAGGTTGATTCTACTCAGGTTGTGCCACCGGATCGTATTGATCCGGTGCACTTCAATAAAGATTCTTCTGGTGTAGACCGTTTTTATTGCAATCGGGGAGGTTTTATTCCCGAATATAACTTCGATCCTCAGCGCTTTGGTATACTTCCTGTAGCAGTCAATGGTACAGAACCTGATCATTTGCTAACGCTGGATCTGGTTTACCGGGCACTGGAAGATGCTGGCGTATTTGAAAAGAATGCCTCACTGGAAAAAACAGGTATTATCATTGGAAAAGGTAATTATGCGGGTCCGGGAGCAACCAGAGCAATTGAAATTGTAAGAACCGGTGAACAGATTGCAGCAATATTGAAAGATTTACTGCCTCATCTGGGAACTGAAGATATAGAAAAAGTAAAACACGAATTCCAATTGCGTAAGGGTCGTTTCGGACCCGATACAGCGATGGGGTTAATACCAAATCTGGTAGCCTCACTGGTAGCCAACCGTTTAAATCTGGGTGGAGTAGCCTTCACACTTGATGCCGCGTGTGCAAGTTCACTGATCGCAATAGATCATGCGGTTCAGGAATTGAATAGCGGCCGGTGTGATATGGTCATTGCCGGTGGTGTACATGTTGGACAAAATGCAGCTTTTTGGAGTATATTCTCCAATCTGGGTGCCTTATCAAAGCAGGAAAAAATAAAGCCTTTTGATACCCATGCCGATGGGTTGATTATTGGCGAAGGCTGCGGATTTGTAGTTTTAAAACGCCTGGAAGATGCAATTCAGGATAAGGACAGGATTTATGCAGTAATAAAGGGCGTTGGTGTAAGCAGTGACGGCAGTGGTACAAGCGTAATGAGTCCTTCGGTAAAAGGTCAGCTCAGAGCGATAGCGCAAGCCTGGAGCAATTCTGAGATCTCACCTGCCACTATAGGTTATATTGAAGCACATGGTACAGGAACCCCTCTGGGAGACAAAACTGAGCTGGAGACGCTGACGCAGTTTTTTGGTTTTGATGCTGAATTGCCGAAAGCAGGTATCGGAACAGTAAAATCAAATATTGGTCATGCGATGCCGGCAGCTGGAATTGCTGGTTTGATCAAAACCTGTTTAGCCTTATATCACGATACGCTGCCACCTACATTACATTGTGAAAATCCTTTGGCACAAATGGAAAAAACACGGTTTTTAGCTGTGCAGGAACCATTGAGCTGGGAGAAAGCTGGTCTGCCTAAAATTGCCGGAGTTAATGCTTTTGGTTTTGGGGGAATCAATGCTCATGTTGTACTTGAAGGGTTTAATGCACCAAAAAAAGATGAGGTATTGTTAATTGCCCGCCCAACTCATGAAGAACTGATCTCTGCACTGGAAAATCAGGATTATAGTGATGGCACAGGGAATTACCGTATTGCCGTATTTGATCCGACACCAGAAAGAATTAATAAAGCAATTAAAATAGCTTCAAAAAATAATCCGTGGCGTAATAAACAGGATATCTGGTATACCAACGAACCATTGATCAGCAATGGCGGAAAAGTTGCTTTTGTATTTCCCGGTCTGGACGGCCTGGCAGGTGGAGAAGTAGCCAGTGTTGCCGATTATTTTAATATCACAGACGATCAGCATATTAAAGCTGATGGTTTACTGAGTGAAGCCTTAAAAACCTTAAATAAAAGCAGCGTACTTGATACAGCTCTTAAGCAACTGGGTGTAAAACCTGACATGAATGCAGGTCATAGCTTAGGCGAATGGCTGGCTGCGAGATCATCAGAACTTGCAGAAGAGAGTTCTGTTTTACAATTGCTTAAAGTGCTTAATCCTGAGACTTTTGAGCTGAAAGATTCCAGATTTATTGCAGTAGGTTGCGGAATAGAACAGCTTTTACCAATCATTGCTGATATTAATGACGTATATCTGTCCAATGACAACTGTCCGCAACAGGTTATTCTTTGTGGAAGTAAAAATGCGCTGGAAGAACTGACGCCTGTTTTAAAAGCAAAACAGATCTTTCATCAGATATTACCTTTTCAGTCCGGGTTCCATTCTCCGTTTATAGCGGACAAGCTGGAAGTGATTCTGGAAGGGATGAAGGATATGCAATTCCGTAAAACAACCACCCCATTGTGGTCTGCAACAACTTTAGAGCTATACCCTGAAGGTTTTGAAGCAATCAGACAATTAAGTGCTGAACATTTGATTCAACCTGTCCGTTTCCGTGAACTGACAGAAAAACTATATGAACAGGGAGCAAGAGTATTTATACAGATCGGGTCAGGAGGACTAACAGGGTTTATAGATGATACACTAAAAGGAAAGAATTTCAGTACAATTTCTTCCAATGTACCAATCAGATCAGGACTAACTCAATTGCAGCGTGTAATCGCAGCTTTATTTGTAGAAGGCAGAGAAGTAGGAGTAAACTTTACAGGTAAAATCAAATCAGGGCCATCTTTCAGAGACAGAGGAATCAGATTAGAATTAGGCTTGCCGATTATTACCGGGTTAAGCACACTGAAAGGGCTTGCAGAGCAGCCGTCAGTTTATACAAAGCCAGACCCGATGGTCTATGCCAAAGGATTACTGGAAGATGTAGCTGATCCTGTAATGCAGGCTTTTAATGAAAATATACTGGAAATGGTAAATATCCAGGCAGAGATACAACAGCTGTTTAAAAACAGAGTTCTACAACCTGCAAACTATGCTATTAAACCTTCACCTGCTCAGGCATCACCAGTGATTTCAGCACCAGCTATCAGGGTACCATTTTCAAAACAGTTGGATATTACTCTTGAAAATTGTCCTTACCTGATAGATCACGCACTGTTAAGGCAGCCTAAAGGCTGGCATTGCGTCGATGACATGGATCCGGTTATTCCAATGACAATGATCTTTGAGTTATTTGGAGAGATTGCCGAAGAACAGTCACCAGGAGAGCAGGTGCAAAAAATATTGAATATCAAGGTATTCCAATGGATGAATGTGATTAAGCCTTTCCGCGAAACCATTACCGGTGAATGGAAGGATCAGCAGAGCGTATATCTCAATCTGGAGCGGTTTGCAAATGCTGAAGTCATTTTATCAGAAAAGCTGGGTTCACCAGCTCAGGAATCATTTGATATTGGTAAAGTGCTGGATATCCAGAGAACTCCGGAACAGATTTATGAAAATCACATGTTTCACGGACCAGGTTATCAGGGTATAAAATCACTGAAGGCTGTGGGTGAAAAAGGAATCACCGGTATTATTGAAAGTGGTGCAGGGAAAGGCTCTCTGCTGGATAATGCAGGACAGCTTTTTGGTTTATGGCTTCAGCTGATCCTGACCAAAGACAGAATAGCCTTTCCGGTAAAAATACAGGAAATCGAGTTTTTTGAGAATATGCACGATCAGCAGGGAGAGTTTGAATGTACCTGTGTACTGACGGAAATGAATGGAGAATTTGCTACAGGAAATTTTATCATCAAACGTAGTAATCGTGTATGGGCAATTATCTCAGGCTGGCAGAACAGGAGACTGGAAATAGATGACGCCTTATGGAGTGTTTCTATGTCACCGCTGCATAACCGTTTATCAAAGGAAATTGCACCGGGTATTTTTATGTTCCATAATGCCTATTCCAGAGTAGTTTCATGGGATTTTATCCTGAAACGTTATTTCAATCAGGACGAGAAAAAACATCATAATTCATTGCTGCCCAATAAAAGGAAAGCCTGGATGATCAGCCGTGTGGCGGTAAAAGATGCAGTGAGAAATTTACTCAATAAAGAGAAACAACATGCATGTTACCCGATCACGTTTGAAATCAGGTCAGACGAGCGGCAAAAGCCTTACCCTCACGGTGGTCAAACTGCTGGTATTCATGTTTCTTTAGCACATAAAGGAACTGATGCCGTGGGGGTTGCCCGCCTGGACAGACCTGTGGGTATTGATATTGAAAGTATTGAAGAACGCAGTAGCGGTTTCTTTGACCTGGCATTTGCCGACACAGAGATGGTTTTGCTGGAAGGTAAAGATAAGGCCGAATGGGCTACCCGTTTCTGGACAGCCAAAGAAGCCTATGGCAAATATCTTGGCAAGGGCTTACAGGGTAACCCTAAAGCTTATGTTATAGAAGAAATCAGAGGAGAAGAATTAAGAATCAAAGACGTATTTATAAAGACCATTAAACATCATAACTACATAATCGGATGGACACAATAG
- a CDS encoding type I polyketide synthase: MENLKIIGITPFEKPDTELAIALIQAGIFPVINLGYRQSDAVEAINELVKRGVTDFGVCFPSADFTSIALPVQVTLIIIPYGVEIVLKAGVKLIYQVYDIESARQAKALSADGIIVKGNEGAGRVGHESSFVLFQRIIKEIKDIPVWVQGGAGVHTAAALIAQGAAGIILDSQLVLFPECSAPKAIKDICAKLSGTETKLVDNCRVLYRPNSPAIAHHISYKDLSAYFTDFDLEKSYLPLGQDIALSVDLFSRYKKLNKLAFGIREAVYGHLNQAKSLNVISPENPLAKELNLTYPIAQGPMTRVSDVAGFADAVSEAGALSFIALSLLKGETAKNLIKDTKKLAGTRTWGVGILGFAPQELRDEQMKYILEEKPPVVLIAGGRPSQAKPLEKAGIKTFLHVPSASLLDMFLKEGARSFVFEGRECGGHVGPLSSMVLWEKQIERLLKEDNPEQISVFFAGGIHDSFSAAFIAVMAAPLAAKGVKVGVLMGTAYLYTKEAVTTGAIQNKFQQQAVNASDTILLETAPGHETRCLKSPFSDFFSEEKEKLQQQGVDKKVIWEKLETLNVGRLRIAAKGIERRGDQLVNIDEAEQLTLGMYMIGQVAAMQNKVVSLLELHQDVAEGNYQHILDAELSSPPERTGKSLDVAIVGMACIFPGAKNIEEYWRNIILGKDSVTEVPDERWNKELYYNPDSTAGDMSHSKWGGFIPKIDFDPLEFGIPPQSLAAIEPTQLLTLMVAKQAMENAGYQDGSFDHENVSVIIGAEGGNDLANSYGFRCFYKQVFGEMPPEIDQALPKMTEDSFPGILANVISGRVANRLNLGGRNFTVDAACASSLAAVDLACQELFLGKSDMVLAGGADLHNGINDYLMFSSTHALSRKGRCATFDAGADGIALGEGIAMVVLKRHEDALRDGDRIYSVIKGLGGSSDGKSLGLTAPRKNGQVQALERAYDQAGITPSVVGLVEAHGTGTVVGDRTELSALTDKFIQSGAVAGQAHLGSVKTQIGHTKCAAGLAGLIKASLSVYHGIKPPTIHLNNPNSYYNAKTSPFAFHTEAGLWMQNRRYAGISAFGFGGTNFHAVIENNNPVNTAVPTLKSWPSELFVFRGDTYEEAKLKLTAVKTLLDSNAQIDLKDIAYSLAMADNKPVQLCIVADRAEDLNMKLELTLSGIESKDTYATKKREGKVAFMFPGQGSQRINMARDLFVIFPAMRELLKDLPQYEKVLFPNAVFSAALLKEQKENIKDTRMAQPLLGIVNLAIANFLRTLGIVPDMVAGHSYGELPALCFAGAFAEDQLVQLSAARAQSILDAVEGGDTGAMVAVNAKQEELQKVISGLTGIYAVNYNSPMQCVLAGSTPAITHLMEVLKTAKISFRQLEVACAFHSPLVVKSKELYQQTLEKVQFTDLNLPVWSNTTAQEYPLQAEQIKERLTDHLIKPVKFVDQVQEMYAAGARIFIEVGPGKVLSGLTKACLGKEELLLHAEDNGQNKLTHLLCMLATYISTGRDIHIEKLFEGRGARLLNLNEPALYKKSPAVWFVNGQHAIPSNGKLPANGALPIIEPIQMKNRELRSEPLQTATSASDLMMQEYLNSMKLLIQAQRDVMLTFLGQHVPLHTGLSNPVAMPQPAQQVQQVSQERYTVAAPQTQPVLQQAAAVPVQAVAEQKDVKLALLQIVSDKTGYPQEMLGMEMDLEADLSIDSIKRLEIIGALRTELGGFSSTQSEDTVMEQLAGIKTLNGLVNWITENAAPAHTNVSATINIEVTVKSNQPKFSAEELRTAILSVVSEKTGYPEEMLGMDLDLEADLSIDSIKRMEIIGELKLKIGFNQEQEQGDDLMEKLAAIKTLNGLVNWISDLESGTDEVLTEAKKIIEEGVADAAGLEKLSRLRFELTPAALADIEAAILKGQRFAITDDGYGQAIKIKNLFKKHGAVVNVVCAGDNLSSYQGLIILNMFTTEKKSGIIEHFEMIKQLNFEAVKWVYMISDVRTYLNDSTDVEMLRLYQGYSGFFKSLDREYENTKCRLVSLETKMTAEETANITLNEILNPDTPSEIIYHGDKRQIMDLIPAELITGLEDSHIQLDKDAVVLVFGGAQGITAELMIHFAKDYPCNYILVGRSADPKSAVQGKAASLKTKDEIRSYLVQQGELKKPAEIEQETARIYKNNQILHSIAMLENGGSKVVYESMDLRDEEGLSRFVDNVYQKYGRIDGVVHGAGLLEDKLFHSKTSESFERVFDTKVTPLRVLAEKLRAETQFVILFSSIASVYGNRGQTDYAAANSVMDKYAWALKQKISGKVLAINWGPWKGAGMVSPTLEKEYERRGIALIPLQDGMETFLNELKYGKESQVLIMAGNNW, from the coding sequence ATGGAAAATCTTAAGATAATCGGAATAACCCCATTTGAGAAGCCAGATACCGAACTTGCGATTGCTTTAATACAGGCTGGAATTTTCCCTGTGATTAACCTTGGATATAGGCAATCTGATGCTGTTGAGGCAATTAATGAATTAGTAAAGCGTGGTGTAACAGATTTTGGAGTATGCTTTCCATCGGCTGATTTTACATCAATTGCACTTCCTGTCCAGGTGACTTTGATTATTATACCTTATGGTGTAGAAATCGTCCTTAAAGCCGGAGTTAAACTGATTTATCAGGTTTATGATATTGAATCAGCAAGACAAGCAAAAGCATTATCTGCTGATGGAATTATTGTAAAAGGTAATGAAGGCGCCGGAAGAGTTGGACACGAGTCATCTTTTGTACTTTTTCAACGTATTATAAAAGAGATTAAAGATATACCTGTTTGGGTACAGGGTGGAGCAGGAGTACATACTGCTGCAGCTTTAATAGCCCAGGGAGCTGCGGGTATAATACTGGATAGCCAGCTGGTTTTATTTCCTGAGTGCAGTGCACCTAAAGCAATCAAAGATATATGTGCTAAATTGAGTGGTACAGAAACAAAGCTGGTAGATAACTGCCGTGTCCTGTACCGTCCTAATTCGCCTGCTATTGCACATCATATATCCTATAAAGATCTTTCAGCATATTTTACAGATTTCGATCTTGAAAAAAGCTACCTTCCTTTAGGACAGGATATCGCTTTATCAGTTGATCTCTTCAGCAGATATAAAAAGTTAAATAAACTTGCATTCGGTATAAGGGAAGCTGTTTACGGACATTTAAATCAGGCAAAGTCATTAAATGTTATCAGTCCTGAAAATCCACTGGCCAAAGAACTGAACCTGACTTATCCTATTGCACAGGGACCAATGACAAGAGTCAGTGATGTTGCCGGCTTTGCAGATGCTGTTTCTGAAGCGGGAGCCTTATCATTTATTGCTTTATCCTTATTAAAAGGAGAAACTGCTAAAAACCTCATTAAAGATACAAAAAAGCTTGCAGGCACCAGAACCTGGGGCGTTGGTATTCTTGGTTTTGCTCCTCAGGAATTAAGGGACGAACAAATGAAATATATCCTGGAAGAGAAGCCACCGGTAGTTTTGATTGCCGGCGGACGTCCTTCACAGGCAAAACCACTTGAAAAAGCGGGTATAAAAACATTCCTTCATGTTCCATCAGCATCTCTGCTGGATATGTTTTTAAAAGAAGGAGCAAGAAGCTTTGTTTTTGAAGGCCGGGAATGCGGTGGTCACGTTGGCCCTTTATCAAGTATGGTCCTTTGGGAAAAGCAGATTGAACGCTTACTTAAAGAAGATAATCCTGAGCAGATCAGTGTATTTTTTGCCGGTGGTATCCATGATTCTTTTTCTGCCGCATTTATTGCCGTTATGGCTGCTCCACTTGCCGCTAAAGGTGTAAAAGTAGGTGTACTGATGGGAACTGCCTATTTATATACTAAAGAAGCCGTAACTACAGGTGCTATTCAAAATAAGTTTCAGCAGCAGGCTGTGAATGCCAGTGATACCATATTACTGGAAACTGCGCCGGGCCACGAAACAAGATGTCTTAAATCTCCGTTTTCTGACTTTTTCAGTGAAGAAAAAGAGAAACTTCAGCAGCAGGGAGTTGATAAAAAAGTGATCTGGGAAAAACTGGAAACACTTAACGTTGGCCGTTTAAGAATTGCTGCCAAAGGTATAGAGCGCAGAGGCGATCAGCTGGTTAATATTGACGAAGCAGAACAGCTTACCTTAGGGATGTATATGATTGGCCAGGTGGCTGCAATGCAAAACAAAGTCGTTTCTCTTCTTGAATTGCATCAGGATGTTGCTGAAGGCAATTATCAGCATATTCTGGATGCCGAACTTTCTTCTCCACCTGAAAGAACAGGGAAATCTCTTGATGTGGCTATTGTTGGTATGGCCTGTATCTTTCCGGGAGCAAAAAATATTGAAGAATACTGGCGCAATATTATCCTGGGAAAAGATAGTGTGACAGAAGTTCCTGATGAACGCTGGAACAAAGAACTCTATTATAATCCCGACTCTACAGCTGGCGATATGTCACACTCTAAATGGGGTGGCTTTATTCCAAAAATAGATTTCGACCCGCTTGAATTTGGTATTCCGCCACAGTCACTTGCTGCCATTGAACCTACACAACTGTTAACACTGATGGTTGCTAAACAGGCGATGGAAAACGCAGGTTATCAGGATGGCAGTTTCGATCATGAAAATGTATCTGTAATTATAGGTGCAGAAGGTGGGAATGACCTCGCGAACAGCTATGGATTCAGATGTTTCTATAAACAAGTATTTGGAGAAATGCCACCTGAAATAGATCAGGCATTGCCAAAAATGACAGAAGACTCATTCCCCGGAATTCTGGCCAATGTCATATCCGGAAGAGTAGCTAACCGCTTGAATTTAGGCGGCCGTAACTTTACTGTAGATGCAGCTTGTGCATCTTCTCTCGCAGCTGTTGATCTGGCTTGCCAGGAGCTGTTTCTGGGAAAGTCTGATATGGTACTTGCAGGCGGAGCCGATTTACATAATGGAATCAATGATTACCTGATGTTTTCCAGTACACATGCACTTTCACGTAAAGGCAGATGTGCAACTTTTGATGCCGGAGCAGATGGAATTGCACTGGGTGAGGGAATTGCAATGGTTGTCTTAAAAAGACATGAAGATGCACTGAGAGACGGAGACAGGATTTATTCTGTTATCAAAGGATTAGGTGGTTCAAGCGATGGTAAAAGTTTAGGTTTAACTGCACCACGTAAAAATGGGCAGGTTCAGGCATTGGAACGTGCTTATGATCAGGCTGGTATTACACCATCTGTTGTAGGTCTGGTAGAAGCTCACGGAACAGGAACTGTGGTTGGGGACAGAACAGAGCTTAGTGCTTTGACAGATAAGTTTATACAATCAGGTGCTGTAGCAGGTCAGGCACATCTGGGATCTGTAAAAACCCAGATCGGACATACCAAATGTGCAGCCGGGCTGGCAGGTCTGATTAAAGCATCGTTATCAGTTTATCACGGTATTAAACCTCCAACTATACATTTAAATAATCCAAACAGTTATTATAATGCAAAAACCAGTCCTTTTGCTTTCCATACTGAAGCAGGACTATGGATGCAGAACAGACGTTATGCAGGAATAAGTGCCTTTGGCTTTGGAGGAACTAATTTCCATGCTGTTATTGAGAATAATAATCCGGTAAATACTGCTGTTCCAACTTTAAAATCATGGCCTTCAGAGTTATTTGTTTTCAGAGGAGATACCTACGAAGAAGCAAAACTAAAACTTACAGCAGTTAAGACATTGCTGGATAGTAACGCACAGATAGATTTAAAAGATATTGCTTATAGTCTGGCAATGGCCGATAATAAACCCGTACAGTTATGTATTGTGGCCGATCGTGCTGAAGACCTGAATATGAAGCTCGAACTGACACTTTCTGGTATAGAAAGTAAAGATACTTATGCCACTAAAAAAAGAGAGGGTAAAGTAGCCTTTATGTTCCCCGGGCAGGGAAGTCAGCGGATTAATATGGCAAGAGATCTTTTTGTCATTTTCCCCGCTATGCGTGAACTGTTAAAAGATCTGCCTCAATATGAAAAAGTGTTATTCCCTAATGCTGTGTTTAGTGCGGCATTGCTGAAAGAGCAAAAGGAGAATATTAAAGATACCCGTATGGCGCAGCCCTTACTTGGGATTGTGAATCTGGCTATAGCCAACTTCTTGAGAACTCTTGGAATTGTACCTGATATGGTTGCAGGACATAGTTATGGAGAGTTACCTGCTTTATGTTTCGCAGGTGCTTTTGCCGAAGATCAGCTGGTACAATTGAGTGCAGCAAGAGCACAGTCTATTCTGGATGCTGTTGAAGGCGGAGACACAGGTGCTATGGTTGCTGTGAATGCGAAACAGGAAGAATTACAAAAGGTTATTTCTGGTTTGACAGGTATCTATGCTGTGAACTATAACTCACCGATGCAATGTGTACTGGCAGGTTCTACACCAGCAATAACCCATTTAATGGAAGTACTCAAAACGGCAAAAATATCTTTCAGACAACTGGAAGTTGCCTGTGCATTCCATAGTCCGCTTGTAGTTAAATCCAAAGAACTTTATCAGCAGACACTGGAGAAAGTACAGTTCACTGATCTGAACTTACCAGTATGGTCAAATACTACTGCGCAGGAATATCCTTTGCAGGCAGAACAGATCAAAGAAAGATTGACTGATCATCTGATTAAGCCGGTGAAATTTGTAGATCAGGTTCAGGAAATGTATGCCGCAGGAGCCAGAATCTTTATCGAAGTTGGCCCGGGCAAAGTGCTGTCAGGTTTAACTAAAGCTTGTCTGGGTAAAGAAGAACTTTTACTGCATGCAGAAGATAACGGACAGAATAAGCTGACCCATCTTTTATGTATGCTGGCAACCTACATCTCTACCGGACGTGATATCCATATCGAAAAATTATTTGAAGGCCGTGGCGCAAGATTATTAAATCTTAATGAACCGGCATTGTATAAAAAAAGCCCTGCAGTCTGGTTCGTTAATGGCCAGCATGCAATTCCTTCAAATGGGAAATTACCGGCAAACGGGGCATTACCTATCATAGAACCTATCCAAATGAAAAATAGAGAATTAAGATCGGAACCTTTACAGACGGCAACTTCTGCCAGTGACCTGATGATGCAGGAATACCTGAACAGTATGAAATTATTGATTCAGGCACAACGGGATGTGATGCTGACTTTTCTGGGACAGCATGTCCCTCTCCATACTGGTTTGTCCAATCCGGTAGCTATGCCGCAACCTGCTCAGCAGGTACAACAGGTATCGCAGGAACGTTATACGGTGGCAGCACCTCAGACACAGCCTGTCTTACAGCAAGCTGCAGCTGTTCCTGTTCAGGCGGTAGCAGAACAGAAAGATGTGAAACTGGCTTTGTTACAAATTGTCAGTGATAAAACCGGATATCCGCAGGAAATGTTAGGCATGGAGATGGATCTGGAAGCAGACCTGAGTATTGACTCTATTAAACGTCTGGAAATTATAGGAGCACTGCGTACTGAATTAGGAGGTTTTAGCAGTACCCAGAGTGAAGACACCGTAATGGAACAGCTGGCTGGTATAAAAACATTAAACGGGCTGGTTAACTGGATAACTGAAAATGCAGCACCGGCTCATACCAATGTATCTGCCACCATCAATATAGAAGTTACTGTAAAAAGTAATCAGCCTAAATTTTCAGCAGAAGAACTGAGAACAGCTATTCTGTCCGTAGTCAGTGAAAAAACGGGTTATCCTGAAGAAATGCTGGGTATGGATCTTGATCTGGAAGCTGATTTAAGTATCGATTCCATTAAAAGAATGGAGATTATCGGAGAATTAAAACTTAAAATAGGCTTTAATCAGGAACAGGAGCAGGGGGATGATTTAATGGAAAAACTTGCAGCTATTAAAACCCTGAATGGTTTGGTGAACTGGATCTCTGATCTGGAATCTGGCACTGATGAGGTTTTGACTGAAGCAAAGAAGATCATAGAAGAAGGTGTCGCTGATGCTGCCGGTTTAGAGAAATTGTCCAGACTGAGATTTGAACTTACTCCTGCAGCACTCGCTGATATAGAAGCTGCAATCCTTAAAGGGCAGCGTTTTGCAATTACTGATGATGGCTATGGTCAGGCTATTAAGATCAAAAATCTGTTTAAGAAACACGGTGCTGTGGTCAATGTGGTATGTGCAGGAGACAATCTGAGCAGTTACCAGGGATTGATTATTCTGAACATGTTTACTACAGAGAAAAAATCAGGTATAATAGAGCATTTTGAGATGATCAAACAGCTGAATTTTGAAGCGGTGAAATGGGTTTATATGATCTCTGATGTCAGAACCTATCTGAATGACAGTACTGATGTAGAAATGCTCAGACTTTATCAGGGATATTCAGGTTTCTTCAAAAGTCTGGACAGAGAGTATGAAAATACTAAATGCAGACTGGTGAGTCTGGAAACAAAAATGACAGCAGAAGAGACCGCTAATATCACACTGAATGAGATTCTAAATCCGGATACACCTTCAGAAATCATCTATCATGGTGATAAAAGACAGATTATGGATCTGATCCCTGCTGAACTGATTACCGGACTGGAAGATTCTCATATTCAGCTGGATAAAGATGCAGTTGTACTGGTCTTTGGTGGAGCACAGGGAATTACCGCCGAGCTGATGATTCACTTTGCTAAGGATTATCCTTGTAACTATATTCTTGTTGGCCGTTCAGCTGATCCAAAATCAGCAGTTCAGGGGAAAGCAGCATCCTTAAAGACAAAAGATGAGATCAGAAGTTATCTGGTTCAGCAGGGAGAACTTAAAAAACCAGCGGAGATAGAACAGGAAACAGCCAGAATCTACAAGAATAATCAAATTCTGCATAGCATCGCCATGCTTGAAAATGGAGGTTCTAAAGTTGTTTATGAATCCATGGATCTACGTGATGAAGAAGGACTGAGTCGTTTTGTTGACAATGTTTATCAAAAATATGGCCGTATAGACGGTGTTGTCCATGGAGCAGGTTTGCTGGAAGATAAATTATTCCACAGTAAAACTTCAGAGTCTTTTGAACGTGTATTTGATACCAAAGTTACTCCGCTGAGAGTGCTTGCAGAAAAGCTGAGAGCCGAAACTCAGTTTGTAATTCTCTTTTCAAGTATTGCTTCTGTTTATGGTAATCGCGGACAAACAGATTATGCTGCTGCAAACAGTGTAATGGATAAATATGCCTGGGCGCTGAAACAAAAAATCAGTGGTAAAGTACTGGCTATTAACTGGGGACCGTGGAAAGGTGCTGGTATGGTTTCTCCGACACTGGAAAAAGAATATGAAAGAAGAGGTATTGCACTTATTCCTTTGCAGGATGGTATGGAAACTTTTCTGAATGAACTGAAATATGGTAAGGAGAGTCAGGTTCTCATTATGGCTGGAAATAACTGGTAG